The Manihot esculenta cultivar AM560-2 chromosome 1, M.esculenta_v8, whole genome shotgun sequence genome has a window encoding:
- the LOC110613451 gene encoding DUF724 domain-containing protein 6 isoform X1: MMGLDSDSQPQNPHNNVQSSFTVIKGQEVEVRSDEDGFGDAWYVATVLESPPKSASKKRKKVMVEYKTLVVEDGSTPLTEFVDPRYIRPLPPVDSDSGPLVFQENDVVDARYRDGWWTGIVRKVLEPSRYRVCFDNPPDVIDFDGKDLRAHWKWVDGNWVPAEKQQKAGSAFSSGTAVEVNIDKENVRDVWFPAVVIKENGDNTVLVKYQSQNNSDEAGVKVVVDSFHIRPIPPRYADRNFELLEKVDAVYDYGWRAGLITKLLSGRRYTVFFKQGNEDKELNHSEIRPYAEWKDGQWICKMKDVMIASDSTELLGNAETCVDSPDMSIERKNEEKAPCSASIGSMEHTVHCNEKSPSHVLPPSKKVKLAAPNGTGVHSCPSKKSTIDVDVPLSVTTLPLMKMPIEISTGETLRGLVTPRTRSKITRYKKTMIGDQAVAKTDSPVTGKTALACTANSDPKKHVDPKANGVLIRIKELPKKSKRQKVAEVDCQKVNIVTRKGRHTKSPFGSPQVSAAVDTATRNINESEYKLKEVGIPVVIALEARERSSSRLNYPSKLSGEETLKHMRDQKKNLNDSVGGKVMVLEQLLYGGSSQRRKRGRPRKLVVVSPKASEAGKEEHGVQDISNEVVVKDHTTNDFEMPMQTGMESTVSRAAFREKTAEVSETGCTAKEVQMAIATVSNNAIDDDQPLSTWIGGVHSSATAEELRSSSGRPSNGWNETRGRHVDLAIDAQDDSTPDGNQCLPFVKRSLVWKTIESMEVFQIMPQKPHFQPLADCKEEYREGSAIGIMVTFASLFEKITSLQFDDSRSILESTLESLCDLEKHGFDVTVPQNRVNELLSVKNGKEELLHELRDVGRQIREHTDEKRKLDAKISDVEKKILELQEELVACKSKMETEDLELSGLQSHMNSVSELITDARYSFQRIASAPWKLT; the protein is encoded by the exons ATGATGGGATTGGACTCTGATTCCCAGCCCCAAAATCCCCACAACAACGTCCAATCTAGCTTCACCGTCATCAAAGGTCAAGAGGTGGAAGTGAGAAGCGACGAAGATGGGTTTGGAGACGCATGGTACGTGGCCACAGTTTTGGAGTCGCCACCCAAATCCGCTTCCAAGAAGAGGAAAAAGGTCATGGTTGAGTACAAGACTTTGGTTGTCGAGGATGGCTCAACTCCTCTGACCGAGTTTGTGGATCCTCGGTACATAAGACCTCTGCCTCCAGTGGATTCAGATTCCGGTCCCCTGGTTTTTCAGGAGAACGATGTTGTTGATGCCAGGTATAGGGATGGTTGGTGGACTGGCATTGTGAGGAAGGTTTTAGAGCCTTCTAGGTATAGGGTTTGTTTTGATAATCCACCGGATGTGATTGATTTTGATGGTAAAGATTTGAGGGCTCACTGGAAATGGGTTGATGGTAACTGGGTTCCAGCCGAGAAGCAG cAAAAGGCAGGGTCTGCTTTCAGCTCCGGCACAGCAGTAGAAGTGAATATTGACAAAGAAAATGTACGTGATGTTTGGTTCCCTGCAGTTGTTATTAAGGAAAATGGGGATAACACTGTCTTGGTGAAGTATCAAAGCCAAAATAATAGTGATGAAGCTGGTGTAAAAGTTGTTGTGGATTCCTTCCACATTCGCCCCATTCCTCCTCGTTATGCAGACAGGAACTTTGAGTTACTGGAAAAGGTGGACGCAGTATATGACTATGGATGGCGGGCTGGTTTGATTACTAAACTTCTTTCTGGGAGGAGGTACACTGTCTTTTTTAAGCAGGGAAATGAGGACAAGGAACTCAATCACTCAGAAATAAGGCCTTATGCGGAGTGGAAGGATGGCCAATGGATTTGTAAAATGAAG GACGTCATGATTGCTTCTGATAGTACCGAACTGTTGGGTAATGCTGAAACCTGCGTTGACAGTCCTGACATGTCTATTGAGCGCAAGAATGAAGAGAAAGCACCTTGTTCTGCAAGCATAGGGAGTATGGAGCATACAGTTCATTGTAATGAAAAATCACCTTCTCATGTGTTGCCTCCAAGCAAGAAGGTAAAGCTCGCAGCTCCTAATGGTACTGGTGTGCATTCATGTCCGTCCAAAAAGTCAACAATAGATGTAGATGTCCCATTATCAGTTACAACATTGCCATTAATGAAGATGCCAATTGAAATATCAACTGGAGAAACTCTTCGTGGTTTAGTCACTCCAAGAACTCGAAGCAAAATAACCAGATACAAAAAAACCATGATTGGTGATCAGGCTGTGGCAAAAACTGACAGCCCTGTTACAGGAAAGACCGCT TTGGCTTGTACAGCCAACTCTGATCCAAAGAAACAT GTTGATCCCAAAGCTAATGGAGTCCTTATTCGTATTAAAGAGCTACCAAAG AAGAGTAAGCGGCAGAAAGTTGCTGAAGTAGACTGCCAGAAAGTGAACATTGTGACAAGGAAAGGTAGACATACTAAATCGCCATTTGGAAGTCCACAGGTTTCAGCAGCAG TGGATACTGCTACTCGAAACATCAATGAAAGTGAGTATAAATTGAAAGAAGTTGGAATCCCTGTTGTCATAGCATTAGAAGCTAGGGAAAGGAGTAGTTCGCGACTCAATTATCCTTCTAAGCTTTCTGGTGAGGAAACACTCAAGCATATGAGAGATCAGAAGAAGAATTTAAATGATTCAGTAGGAGGCAAGGTCATG GTACTCGAACAGCTTTTATATGGGGGAAGCAGTCAACGAAGAAAGAGAGGAAGACCGCGCAAACTAGTAGTTGTTAGCCCAAAGGCTTCTGAGGCTG GTAAGGAGGAACATGGCGTTCAAGATATTTCTAATGAAGTAGTTGTAAAAGATCATACAACCAATGATTTTGAAATGCCAATGCAGACAGGGATGGAGTCTACAG TTTCTCGAGCTGCTTTTAGAGAGAAAACAGCTGAAGTTTCTGAGACAGGTTGCACGGCTAAAGAAGTTCAAATGGCCATTGCCACTGTATCAAATAATGCCATTGACGATGATCAACCTCTATCAACGTGGATTGGGGGAGTGCATTCTTCTGCAACTGCTGAAGAATTGC GCTCATCTTCTGGAAGGCCTTCTAACGGATGGAATGAGACGAGAGGAAGACATGTTGATCTAGCAATTGATGCACAAGATGACAGCACACCTGATGGAAACCAGTGTTTGCCTTTTGTTAAGAGGTCACTGGTTTGGAAAACAATTGAATCTATGGAAGTATTTCAAATCATGCCACAAAAGCCTCATTTTCAACCTTTGGCTGATTGTAAAGAGGAGTATCGTGAAGGATCAGCCATTGGTATTATGGTAACTTTTGCGAGCTTGTTTGAGAAGATAACATCACTGCAATTTGATGATTCTAGAAGCATATTGGAGAGTACATTGGAAAGTCTTTGTGATTTGGAGAAGCATGGATTTGATGTAACCGTACCACAGAACCGTGTAAATGAATTGCTCTCAGTTAAAAATGGGAAAGAAGAGCTTCTGCATGAATTAAGAGATGTTGGGAGGCAGATAAGAGAGCATACTGATGAGAAAAGAAAACTGGACGCAAAGATAAGTGATGTTGAAAAGAAGATACTTGAGTTGCAAGAAGAACTTGTTGCATGCAAGTCAAAGATGGAGACTGAGGATCTCGAGTTGTCCGGGTTGCAGTCTCACATGAATTCTGTGAGCGAACTTATCACAGATGCCCGGTATAGTTTTCAAAGAATTGCTAGTGCCCCTTGGAAATTGACCTGA
- the LOC110613451 gene encoding DUF724 domain-containing protein 6 isoform X2, translating to MMGLDSDSQPQNPHNNVQSSFTVIKGQEVEVRSDEDGFGDAWYVATVLESPPKSASKKRKKVMVEYKTLVVEDGSTPLTEFVDPRYIRPLPPVDSDSGPLVFQENDVVDARYRDGWWTGIVRKVLEPSRYRVCFDNPPDVIDFDGKDLRAHWKWVDGNWVPAEKQQKAGSAFSSGTAVEVNIDKENVRDVWFPAVVIKENGDNTVLVKYQSQNNSDEAGVKVVVDSFHIRPIPPRYADRNFELLEKVDAVYDYGWRAGLITKLLSGRRYTVFFKQGNEDKELNHSEIRPYAEWKDGQWICKMKDVMIASDSTELLGNAETCVDSPDMSIERKNEEKAPCSASIGSMEHTVHCNEKSPSHVLPPSKKVKLAAPNGTGVHSCPSKKSTIDVDVPLSVTTLPLMKMPIEISTGETLRGLVTPRTRSKITRYKKTMIGDQAVAKTDSPVTGKTAVDPKANGVLIRIKELPKKSKRQKVAEVDCQKVNIVTRKGRHTKSPFGSPQVSAAVDTATRNINESEYKLKEVGIPVVIALEARERSSSRLNYPSKLSGEETLKHMRDQKKNLNDSVGGKVMVLEQLLYGGSSQRRKRGRPRKLVVVSPKASEAGKEEHGVQDISNEVVVKDHTTNDFEMPMQTGMESTVSRAAFREKTAEVSETGCTAKEVQMAIATVSNNAIDDDQPLSTWIGGVHSSATAEELRSSSGRPSNGWNETRGRHVDLAIDAQDDSTPDGNQCLPFVKRSLVWKTIESMEVFQIMPQKPHFQPLADCKEEYREGSAIGIMVTFASLFEKITSLQFDDSRSILESTLESLCDLEKHGFDVTVPQNRVNELLSVKNGKEELLHELRDVGRQIREHTDEKRKLDAKISDVEKKILELQEELVACKSKMETEDLELSGLQSHMNSVSELITDARYSFQRIASAPWKLT from the exons ATGATGGGATTGGACTCTGATTCCCAGCCCCAAAATCCCCACAACAACGTCCAATCTAGCTTCACCGTCATCAAAGGTCAAGAGGTGGAAGTGAGAAGCGACGAAGATGGGTTTGGAGACGCATGGTACGTGGCCACAGTTTTGGAGTCGCCACCCAAATCCGCTTCCAAGAAGAGGAAAAAGGTCATGGTTGAGTACAAGACTTTGGTTGTCGAGGATGGCTCAACTCCTCTGACCGAGTTTGTGGATCCTCGGTACATAAGACCTCTGCCTCCAGTGGATTCAGATTCCGGTCCCCTGGTTTTTCAGGAGAACGATGTTGTTGATGCCAGGTATAGGGATGGTTGGTGGACTGGCATTGTGAGGAAGGTTTTAGAGCCTTCTAGGTATAGGGTTTGTTTTGATAATCCACCGGATGTGATTGATTTTGATGGTAAAGATTTGAGGGCTCACTGGAAATGGGTTGATGGTAACTGGGTTCCAGCCGAGAAGCAG cAAAAGGCAGGGTCTGCTTTCAGCTCCGGCACAGCAGTAGAAGTGAATATTGACAAAGAAAATGTACGTGATGTTTGGTTCCCTGCAGTTGTTATTAAGGAAAATGGGGATAACACTGTCTTGGTGAAGTATCAAAGCCAAAATAATAGTGATGAAGCTGGTGTAAAAGTTGTTGTGGATTCCTTCCACATTCGCCCCATTCCTCCTCGTTATGCAGACAGGAACTTTGAGTTACTGGAAAAGGTGGACGCAGTATATGACTATGGATGGCGGGCTGGTTTGATTACTAAACTTCTTTCTGGGAGGAGGTACACTGTCTTTTTTAAGCAGGGAAATGAGGACAAGGAACTCAATCACTCAGAAATAAGGCCTTATGCGGAGTGGAAGGATGGCCAATGGATTTGTAAAATGAAG GACGTCATGATTGCTTCTGATAGTACCGAACTGTTGGGTAATGCTGAAACCTGCGTTGACAGTCCTGACATGTCTATTGAGCGCAAGAATGAAGAGAAAGCACCTTGTTCTGCAAGCATAGGGAGTATGGAGCATACAGTTCATTGTAATGAAAAATCACCTTCTCATGTGTTGCCTCCAAGCAAGAAGGTAAAGCTCGCAGCTCCTAATGGTACTGGTGTGCATTCATGTCCGTCCAAAAAGTCAACAATAGATGTAGATGTCCCATTATCAGTTACAACATTGCCATTAATGAAGATGCCAATTGAAATATCAACTGGAGAAACTCTTCGTGGTTTAGTCACTCCAAGAACTCGAAGCAAAATAACCAGATACAAAAAAACCATGATTGGTGATCAGGCTGTGGCAAAAACTGACAGCCCTGTTACAGGAAAGACCGCT GTTGATCCCAAAGCTAATGGAGTCCTTATTCGTATTAAAGAGCTACCAAAG AAGAGTAAGCGGCAGAAAGTTGCTGAAGTAGACTGCCAGAAAGTGAACATTGTGACAAGGAAAGGTAGACATACTAAATCGCCATTTGGAAGTCCACAGGTTTCAGCAGCAG TGGATACTGCTACTCGAAACATCAATGAAAGTGAGTATAAATTGAAAGAAGTTGGAATCCCTGTTGTCATAGCATTAGAAGCTAGGGAAAGGAGTAGTTCGCGACTCAATTATCCTTCTAAGCTTTCTGGTGAGGAAACACTCAAGCATATGAGAGATCAGAAGAAGAATTTAAATGATTCAGTAGGAGGCAAGGTCATG GTACTCGAACAGCTTTTATATGGGGGAAGCAGTCAACGAAGAAAGAGAGGAAGACCGCGCAAACTAGTAGTTGTTAGCCCAAAGGCTTCTGAGGCTG GTAAGGAGGAACATGGCGTTCAAGATATTTCTAATGAAGTAGTTGTAAAAGATCATACAACCAATGATTTTGAAATGCCAATGCAGACAGGGATGGAGTCTACAG TTTCTCGAGCTGCTTTTAGAGAGAAAACAGCTGAAGTTTCTGAGACAGGTTGCACGGCTAAAGAAGTTCAAATGGCCATTGCCACTGTATCAAATAATGCCATTGACGATGATCAACCTCTATCAACGTGGATTGGGGGAGTGCATTCTTCTGCAACTGCTGAAGAATTGC GCTCATCTTCTGGAAGGCCTTCTAACGGATGGAATGAGACGAGAGGAAGACATGTTGATCTAGCAATTGATGCACAAGATGACAGCACACCTGATGGAAACCAGTGTTTGCCTTTTGTTAAGAGGTCACTGGTTTGGAAAACAATTGAATCTATGGAAGTATTTCAAATCATGCCACAAAAGCCTCATTTTCAACCTTTGGCTGATTGTAAAGAGGAGTATCGTGAAGGATCAGCCATTGGTATTATGGTAACTTTTGCGAGCTTGTTTGAGAAGATAACATCACTGCAATTTGATGATTCTAGAAGCATATTGGAGAGTACATTGGAAAGTCTTTGTGATTTGGAGAAGCATGGATTTGATGTAACCGTACCACAGAACCGTGTAAATGAATTGCTCTCAGTTAAAAATGGGAAAGAAGAGCTTCTGCATGAATTAAGAGATGTTGGGAGGCAGATAAGAGAGCATACTGATGAGAAAAGAAAACTGGACGCAAAGATAAGTGATGTTGAAAAGAAGATACTTGAGTTGCAAGAAGAACTTGTTGCATGCAAGTCAAAGATGGAGACTGAGGATCTCGAGTTGTCCGGGTTGCAGTCTCACATGAATTCTGTGAGCGAACTTATCACAGATGCCCGGTATAGTTTTCAAAGAATTGCTAGTGCCCCTTGGAAATTGACCTGA